Genomic segment of Thermodesulfovibrionia bacterium:
GGGTCCAGAAAGAAAAGATCCTTTGCCGCTCCGCATTGAAGACTTCTGATCTCACCTTTCATGTATCTGGTTAAACCATAATTGATATAGGCCCTTCCCATATCCTTTAGCCTGAGCCGTAGATCCTTCCTTTTGGAAGCGAGCAAGGCAGTTATAAAATCATTCATTTTCCGCACAACAAAATCAAGATCCTCAATTTTATTATCATGCTTATGGAAATAAAAGGAATTGTGCATAACACATGTGGCAAACTCAACCCCCATATAACTGCATAGCCTGTAAAGATCCAGGAGGTCGTTAGCGTTTTTATCGGTAACCACCATTCCAAAACCTACATCTTTAACACCCGCTTCCATAAGGCCCAGGACTGTCTTCATGGCATGGTCAAAACCATTTTTAATGCCTCTTATCTCATCATTCAGCGCAGGTAATCCCTCAAGGCTTATCCTGAAAGTAACCTGCGGATATTTTTTTCCGACCGCGACAAGGCGCTCGGTGAAAAAACCGTTCGTGCTGATCTCAAGGCGAGGAGTTTTTTTAACAAGCACGCTTACAATATCCATTAGATCATCACGAAGAGCAGCTTCTCCGCCTGTCAGATTGATCCGATGCTGTCCCGAGGGGATCTTATCCATGATTTCAGGGCCGATCTCTTCACTCTTTCTACTCGGATGCTGCCACGTATTGCACATCTGACATTTCGCGTTGCACCGGTAAGTTACAACAACCGCGCTTTCCATGAATAGTTACCCCTCATTTTTATAAGAAAAGATTATATTATTATACAACTTCACGGGGAAAAGTTACGATTATGACCTGCCTGTTATTGTCATATCCGAAAACATTTACGAAAAATATGTATTAAGCTATTTTCAAATATGCCGGAAAGCCGGGCCTTTAATACAAACAAAGGAAAGTTTCTCACGCCTATTCTTTTTAGCGCGAAAATATCATTTTCCTCAGTAATAAATCCGTTGTCCGTTGCAAAAGCAGCAATGAAACCGGCATCTTTAACAACCTGCATTGTCTCATCTGTAAAATCTCTTCCTCTCTTGCCATATGGATATGCGAAATAATTAACCTTTTCCTGAAGAATTTCCTCAAGCGCTGATTTTGAATCACAGATTTCACGGACAGCCGCATCTCTGATTAATTCAGCCAGAACTTTATGTGTCATAGTATGCGCGCCAAATCTTATCCCGCCTTTTTGCATTATGGCCATATCGTCTTTGCTCAGTCCTTCTTTATCCCCTATGAAGCAAGAGGCAACAAATACTGCTGCCGGAACATTATTTTTTTTCAGCACAGGATATGCATGTGTATAATTGTCTTTAAACCCGTCATCAAATGTAATGGCAACTGTATCAATATCAAACTTCTTATTACACAGATACGCATCTACCATTTCATCCAGAGATATAATTCTATAATTATTCTTAAGGTAAGATATCTGACTCTCAAAGTTTTTTACGGGGACTGTCATATCCGGTATATCATTGCTATTGCCGATCCGGTGATACATCAATACAACAGCTTTATGCTTTTTAAAGACCTTTCTGAGCAGGTATGTGTATAAAGGGAGAATCCCGGAATAAAATAACAGGAAAGAAATTATAGCTAATATATGCCATGCAATCCTGTATTTCAGTCTTAATATCTTTCTGGACATTTTTTGGTCAAATCAATACATTTATATTGATAATAACTAAAGAAGGGTTGCATCCATGCCACGGTTAACTCAAAGAAAAACAGCATCATAATCCCATGGCTTCTTTAAGCTTTGCTGCGACAAAGGCATTGCCTTTTGCGGTCATATGCCCTTTATACATGCTTTTATATTCCTCTTCATTATTTTCTTTAAGCTCC
This window contains:
- a CDS encoding radical SAM protein; this encodes MESAVVVTYRCNAKCQMCNTWQHPSRKSEEIGPEIMDKIPSGQHRINLTGGEAALRDDLMDIVSVLVKKTPRLEISTNGFFTERLVAVGKKYPQVTFRISLEGLPALNDEIRGIKNGFDHAMKTVLGLMEAGVKDVGFGMVVTDKNANDLLDLYRLCSYMGVEFATCVMHNSFYFHKHDNKIEDLDFVVRKMNDFITALLASKRKDLRLRLKDMGRAYINYGLTRYMKGEIRSLQCGAAKDLFFLDPYGMILACNGSEEPWVMGDLKTQDFDNIWNSPKAEEVRQNVKKCGKNCWMVGTAVPAMRKTPWIPLLWITENKLRLKFNKEICLD
- a CDS encoding polysaccharide deacetylase family protein, which gives rise to MVDAYLCNKKFDIDTVAITFDDGFKDNYTHAYPVLKKNNVPAAVFVASCFIGDKEGLSKDDMAIMQKGGIRFGAHTMTHKVLAELIRDAAVREICDSKSALEEILQEKVNYFAYPYGKRGRDFTDETMQVVKDAGFIAAFATDNGFITEENDIFALKRIGVRNFPLFVLKARLSGIFENSLIHIFRKCFRI